The following coding sequences lie in one Lytechinus pictus isolate F3 Inbred unplaced genomic scaffold, Lp3.0 scaffold_20, whole genome shotgun sequence genomic window:
- the LOC129282585 gene encoding late histone H2B.L4-like: MPAKGSAMKGEKKAVKSSKAMGSRTGDKKRRRRRMESYNIYIYKVLKQVHPDTGISSKAMSIMNSFVNDIFERIAAEASRLAQYNKKSTISSREVQTAVRLLLPGELAKHAVSEGTKAVTKYTTSR; encoded by the exons ATGCCCGCCAAAGGCTCTGCTAtgaagggagaaaaaaaggCTGTCAAGTCGTCCAAGGCGATGGGATCCCGAACAGGGGACAAGAAGAGAAGGCGAAGGAGGATGGAGTCATACaacatctacatctacaaagtcctcAAACAA gttcaccccgatactggTATATCAAGCAAAGCCATGTCAATCATGAACAGCTTTGTTAATGATATCTTTGAAAGGATTGCAGCGGAAGCCTCGAGGTTGGCTCAGTACAACAAGAAAAGCACCATCAGCAGTAGGGAG GTACAAACAGCTGTTCGCCTCCTACTTCCCGGGGAACTGGCCAAACACGCCGTATcagagggcaccaaagcggttaCCAAGTACACCACGTCGCGGTAG